From the genome of Muricauda sp. SCSIO 64092, one region includes:
- a CDS encoding IS630 transposase-related protein, with product MAYPLDFRQQVFRVKQKEGLTFEQTSERFGIPIRTLFRWKERMDPKTKRNKPATKVDMKALAKDVKDNPDLYQYERARKFGVGQSAIFYALRRLKIGYKKNAVPSQGGPAVAVSVSTGGVPLRVYR from the coding sequence ATGGCATATCCATTGGATTTCAGACAGCAAGTATTCAGGGTAAAGCAAAAAGAAGGCCTTACTTTTGAGCAGACAAGTGAAAGGTTCGGTATCCCCATACGAACACTTTTCAGATGGAAAGAGCGTATGGATCCCAAGACAAAGCGCAATAAGCCGGCAACAAAGGTCGATATGAAAGCCTTGGCAAAAGATGTTAAGGATAATCCGGACTTATATCAATATGAACGGGCAAGAAAGTTTGGGGTCGGCCAAAGCGCAATCTTCTATGCACTAAGACGTTTAAAAATCGGTTATAAAAAAAACGCTGTTCCATCCCAGGGCGGACCGGCTGTCGCGGTCAGTGTTTCAACTGGAGGTGTTCCGTTACGGGTTTATCGATAA
- a CDS encoding transposase, whose amino-acid sequence MVYVDGSGFAMDGPRDHGYGPKGQRCYAKKDWHARGRVNAIGAITDFKFFNACLFDTYINLDVFYAWPTQELLPNVPQNAVIVLDNATFHKRKGAQDAIEQKGCTLEFLPPYSPDLNPIEKKWAQAKSIRRKFGYTPDELFFCEKLF is encoded by the coding sequence ATGGTCTATGTTGATGGGAGCGGTTTTGCCATGGACGGACCAAGGGACCATGGTTATGGCCCAAAAGGACAGAGGTGCTACGCCAAAAAGGATTGGCATGCCAGGGGACGTGTAAATGCCATTGGGGCGATAACCGATTTTAAGTTTTTCAATGCCTGCTTATTTGATACTTACATCAATTTGGATGTCTTTTATGCCTGGCCCACACAAGAATTACTGCCCAATGTGCCGCAGAATGCAGTTATTGTACTTGACAATGCAACGTTCCATAAACGAAAAGGTGCACAGGATGCCATCGAACAAAAAGGTTGCACCCTGGAATTCCTTCCTCCTTACAGTCCAGATCTGAACCCAATAGAGAAAAAGTGGGCACAGGCCAAAAGTATAAGGCGCAAATTTGGATATACGCCCGATGAACTATTTTTTTGTGAAAAATTATTTTGA